DNA sequence from the Janibacter sp. CX7 genome:
GAAGACGAGGGAGAGGAAGGCGGTCGTCGCGTTGATGCCGACCGCGTCACCGGTGAACTTCGGCTGGAAGATCGACTGGATGACGAAGTTGACGACGCAGTAGATCGCGATGACCCAGATCATCGTCGACACCCCGCCCGACAGCAGCGCGATGAAGGCCGGTGGGATGAGGCCGAGGACGAAGCCGATGTTGGGGATGTAGTTGGTGACGAAGGCGAGCAGACCGAAGGTCATCGCCAACGGCACCCCCAGCCAGACGAGCGCGAAGTAGTCGATGACGGCGACGATGATGCCGAAGACGGTCGAGACGATCCAGTACTTGCGCACCCGGTAGCCGAAGTCGACGAGGGCGTCGGCGACGTCGGGCTTGTGCCGGTGGATGGCCGACAAGCGCCCCTTGAAGCCGCCGGCGTCCATGACGAGGAAGATCATCACCGTCAGCAGGAAGAGCATCGTCGTCGTCAGGCCGGTGATCGTGTTGGCGAGCGACGTCGCCAGGCCGGTGAGGTTGCGCAGGTCGAAGTTCGAGATCGCCTCGTCGATCTCCTGGGCCTCGATGCCCTGCTCGAGCAGCAGATCGCGTCCGTCGCGCACCAGCCCGGTGAAGGTGCTCGTGTACTCCGGCCTGGCCAGCTCGGTCGCGAAGCGGCTCGCCGCCAGGCCGATGGACGCTCCGAGGAAGGCGAGGATCCCGTAGAGCATGACGATGAGCAGCAGCCCGGAGATGATCGAGCCGAGGAAGCGGCGCAGGACCTTGTAGACCGGGTAGACGGCGATGATCAGGGTCATCGCGAGGAAGGTCGGCGCGATGATGCCCGACACCTCCCGCAGGCCGGAGATCGCCACGGCTCCGGCGGCCAGCCCGAGCAGGATCGTCAGGGTCGGCGACAGCGACACCCGCACCCGCGACTCCTCCTCGGGCGCCTCGTGCTCATGGGTCGGGTCGGGTGTGCGCGTCGCGGCGACGGGGATGGTCTCGGCGTCGTCGTCGGCCTCGTCGGCCGGCCGCACCTCCCCGTCGGTGGTCTGGACGACCTCGTCCTCCCCATCCCGGTCGTTGAGGAGCTCGCTCTGAGAGTCCCCATCCCGGTCGCTGAGGAGCTCGCTCTGCGAGCGTCTCGAAGCGACATCCGAAGGGGGGTCCGTCACCTTGTCCGGCTCCGCGTCGGGCTCCTCGTGAACGGGCGCCTCGACGACATCGGCCTCGACACCGTCCGGCTGCGCGTCCTCCCCCGACCGTTCTTGCTCCACGCGTGCATCCTCCTGGACGAGATGGTGCGGTCTCCCCGCCGGCTCATCGTGTCACCTCGGGGGGCCGTATGGGAGTAGGGCCGTCAGCCCCCGACGAGCACGACGGGCCGTCGGCCCTGTGCTTGGCTGCTCGCATGACCCACCCACACGTTGTGCGCCACGGAACCGGAGTCCCCCTCATCGCGGTCCACGGCAACGGTGTCGACCACCGCCTGCTCCTCGCCCTGGACGACTCCCTGGCCGAGGGCGGCGCCTGGGAGCGCACCTACCTCGACCTGCCCGGCTTCGGCAGCACCCCGGCCCTGACCGGCGAAGGGGGCCTGCCCCACCTCGCGCAGTGGCTCACCGAGACCACCTCCACACTGGTCGGCTCGGCCCCCTTCGCGCTCGTCGCCAACTCCCTCGGCGGACTGCTCGCCCGGCACCTCCTGGCCCAGTTCGGCGACCAGGTCCTCGGACTGGCCCTGATCGCACCCGTGGTCGACCCCGACGCCTCCCGCCGCACCCGGCCCGAGCGCACCGTCGTCGACCGCGACGAGGAGCTCCTCGCCGAGCTGACGGATGCGGACCGTGACGAGTTCACCGGCATGGCGGTGCGGCAGACCCGTGACTCGTGGGCTGCCTTCGAGCGCTGGGCGCTGCCGGGTGTACGCGCAGCCGACCCGGCCGCGATGCAGCGGCTCGGCGCCGACTACGCGCTCGGCACCGTCCCAGAGGAGAGCGGCCCCACCTTTCGGGGGCCGACACTCCTCGTGGCCGGACGGCAGGACCACGTCGTCGGCTACGAGGACCAGCTGCGGCTGCTCCCCCACTACCCGCGTGCGAGCGCACTCGTCGTCGACGCGGCCGGGCACAACGTCCACCTCGAGCAGCCCGCGATCGTCGGTGCCGCCGTCGCCGACTGGGCACGCCGAACCCACCCCGACACGCAGGCTCCCTGACCCGCCCGGCTACCCGGGTGTCACGCCGGCCCGGGCCCGGGACTCGACGGTCACGGTGACAGAGCCGCTTATGGTCCGCAGCAGTCCCCCGATGAGCGGCAGGTCCGCCTCGCCGGACAGGCGCACCACCGCTGTCCGGCCGTCGGGGCTGCCGGTCCCGCTCGCGACCTTCCAGCTCTCCAGGCCGTGGGGCCGGGAGCGCCCGGCGAGGTGGTCGGCGGCGCTCGCCTGCACGGTCGCGTCGTCGAGCGGCAGGTCCGTGCCCAGACCGCGGTCGTAGACGAGCTTGGCGCTGTCGTCCGTCGCGTCGAGGGCCGCGGCCGTGGTGTCGACCCGCGCCGTCACGTCACCCGCGAAGCGGGCGGACAGGCTGCGGCCGATGAGGTCCTCGGTCCGGCCGGCGCCCTCCTGGGGCGTCGACCCCTCGCGTGCGCCGTAGCGAGCCCCCTCCGAGGCGCACGAGATGAGGGTGTTGCGCACGTGCAGCGTCAGCCCGAGCTGGAAGACCCCGAGGAAGACGAAGAGCAGCAGTGCAGAGGTCATCGTGAAGTCGGCGACGGCCGACCCACGATCGTCGTGCAGCCTCGCGGCACCGATCAATTGTGGACCTGGTCGGGGCCGGTGACCCCGGTGATCGCGCGCTCGAACATGCCCTTGAGCTGCTCACCCGCGATGGCCCAGATGCCGGTGACGAGGGCCGCGGTCATGAGGGTGATGAGGACCCAGCCGGGCACGTCGCCCGTCTCGTCGTCGAGCCGCGCAGTGGCCCGCCGCACGGCATCGGTGAGGCGGACGTGCGCCTTGATGAGCTGGTCGTTCATGGTGTTTCTCCTTGGTGGCGTGCTGGTCGGTCACATCTGGAACTGGAAGAAGCCGAGGCCCGGGAACATGGCGAAGAGGATGGTGACGGCCGCACGCCGAAGACGACCGGGACGTCGAGCACCACCCGCTCATCGTCGCCCAAGCCCAAGAAGACGACGACGCGGCCGAGCCCGGCCTCGACGAGCACGCCTGCGCCGCAGCCGACTACGACGACGCCGCCGCCCGCGCCGACGACCACAACGGCGAGCCCCGCGCCGGTGGCCCCTCCGGTCCAAGACGCCTACGAGAATTGCGACGCCGTGAGGGCCGCCGGCGCCGCTCCGATCTACAGGGGCCAGCCCGGATTTGGCGATCACCTCGACCGCGACGGCGACGGGGTTGCCTGCGAGACGTGACCTAACCGGCCTGGTTCCGGTCGTCGGGAACGTTCAGACGCTGCGGAGGCAGGTGCTCGGCTGACTGAGGCGCCGTGCACACGCCTGGCCTCGGAGGTCTGATCGTGCCGGCGTTCTGGGTCATCGTGGCGTAGAGGGTGGCTAGCCGCTTGGAGACATTCCATGACTCGGGCGTGTCAACGACGGTGACGGTCAAAGTCAGTCTGCTGAGGTCATCGACCTCGACCCTGTGACGTGTCGGCCTCGGTCCGCTGTGGAAGAAGCCTTAGGTCAGGGCTCGATAGCTGGCCAGTGGGAGGCCGAAATCGTTGTAGCGCTCCCAGTCTTCGTCGACCTCGAACGTGTCCATCAACTCACCGTTCTGGACTGTGAAGTCCATCTGAGAGTCCGGCACGTAGGTGCAGATGATCTTGAACGACAGCCAACCCTTCCTCACGCGCACCGTCGGGTCAGTCGGTTTCGCCTTGGTCGGGGTGCTTGTGATCTCCGAGCTCGAGGTCGAACTCGACGGTGTCGTCGTGGTCGACGACGACGTCGGAGCCGCCGTCGGCATCACTGTCGTCGACGGCTTCGGCGGCGGCTCCTCCCGTTGTTGGGAGCATCCGCCTGCCAGCGTCACCACACCCACTCCCACGATCGCTGACCGGATCCGACGCGACAGACGACTCATGGGCACCGACGCTAAGCAACGTCAGGCAACCTTGCAGGACGAGTGCTCGCTACTGTCCACTCATGGCGCGCTATCCCTCCGGCATCATTGGCCCCCTTCCAGGGGACGACATCAGCGACCCGGAGGCTCGTCTCGCACAGATGTCGCTCGAGATGGACCACAGCCCTGTAGGCACGTCTGCCCCCTGTATGAATCCGGAGTGCACCTCCCCCGTCGACTACATCGGAGTGGGCCCCCCAAATCTCTACTGCTCGACCACCTGCCGCACTCGTGCGTCCGTCCTGCGGCAGAGGGCCCATCAACAGTTGGCGATCATCCAGCGGACGCTGCGTGATGCCCACGGCCTCCACGGCTTCCCTCGACAGGAGCTGCGCAATCGCGCGCGCTTGCTCGAGTGGTGGCT
Encoded proteins:
- a CDS encoding AI-2E family transporter; translation: MEQERSGEDAQPDGVEADVVEAPVHEEPDAEPDKVTDPPSDVASRRSQSELLSDRDGDSQSELLNDRDGEDEVVQTTDGEVRPADEADDDAETIPVAATRTPDPTHEHEAPEEESRVRVSLSPTLTILLGLAAGAVAISGLREVSGIIAPTFLAMTLIIAVYPVYKVLRRFLGSIISGLLLIVMLYGILAFLGASIGLAASRFATELARPEYTSTFTGLVRDGRDLLLEQGIEAQEIDEAISNFDLRNLTGLATSLANTITGLTTTMLFLLTVMIFLVMDAGGFKGRLSAIHRHKPDVADALVDFGYRVRKYWIVSTVFGIIVAVIDYFALVWLGVPLAMTFGLLAFVTNYIPNIGFVLGLIPPAFIALLSGGVSTMIWVIAIYCVVNFVIQSIFQPKFTGDAVGINATTAFLSLVFWAYVFGALGALLAIPCTLLVKSLLIDRDPRARWINQFIASDPRESRSAQPT
- a CDS encoding alpha/beta fold hydrolase, translated to MTHPHVVRHGTGVPLIAVHGNGVDHRLLLALDDSLAEGGAWERTYLDLPGFGSTPALTGEGGLPHLAQWLTETTSTLVGSAPFALVANSLGGLLARHLLAQFGDQVLGLALIAPVVDPDASRRTRPERTVVDRDEELLAELTDADRDEFTGMAVRQTRDSWAAFERWALPGVRAADPAAMQRLGADYALGTVPEESGPTFRGPTLLVAGRQDHVVGYEDQLRLLPHYPRASALVVDAAGHNVHLEQPAIVGAAVADWARRTHPDTQAP
- a CDS encoding TadE/TadG family type IV pilus assembly protein, translating into MIGAARLHDDRGSAVADFTMTSALLLFVFLGVFQLGLTLHVRNTLISCASEGARYGAREGSTPQEGAGRTEDLIGRSLSARFAGDVTARVDTTAAALDATDDSAKLVYDRGLGTDLPLDDATVQASAADHLAGRSRPHGLESWKVASGTGSPDGRTAVVRLSGEADLPLIGGLLRTISGSVTVTVESRARAGVTPG
- a CDS encoding excalibur calcium-binding domain-containing protein, which produces MAPPVQDAYENCDAVRAAGAAPIYRGQPGFGDHLDRDGDGVACET